From the Pseudomonas baltica genome, one window contains:
- a CDS encoding ABC transporter ATP-binding protein — MALLHVENLRVDIPLEHGMLHAVRGLDLHLERGEMLCIVGESGCGKSLTSLALMDLLPGKALRTATSLTLDGMDLLAHSERAMCDVRGNRMAMIFQEPMTSLNPAYSIGDQLAEVLLRHRKVSYKEALVRAGQMLEKVGISNPVERLRQFPHQLSGGLRQRVVIAMALMCEPDLIIADEPTTALDVTVQAQILRLLRDIQKETGTAVIFITHDLGLVARIADRVAVMYAGEVVESASAAQLFGNPQHPYTRGLLQSIPIPGRTRPGQPLGSIPGLVPSLVGEQQGCAFRNRCSLAEQACLEAAPKHASGGHSVRCHFAAPPHAHPDEQRLQRNGGVQ, encoded by the coding sequence ATGGCACTTCTGCACGTAGAAAACCTGCGCGTCGACATCCCGCTGGAACACGGCATGCTGCACGCCGTCCGGGGGCTGGACCTGCACCTGGAGCGCGGCGAGATGCTGTGCATCGTCGGTGAATCCGGCTGTGGCAAATCCCTCACCTCGCTGGCCCTGATGGACTTGCTGCCCGGCAAGGCGCTGCGCACCGCCACGAGTTTGACCCTTGACGGCATGGACCTGCTGGCGCACAGCGAACGGGCCATGTGCGATGTGCGCGGCAATCGCATGGCGATGATCTTCCAGGAGCCGATGACCTCGCTCAACCCCGCCTACAGCATTGGCGATCAACTGGCCGAGGTGCTGCTCCGGCACCGCAAGGTGTCCTACAAAGAGGCGTTGGTGCGTGCCGGGCAGATGCTCGAAAAGGTCGGTATCAGCAATCCTGTGGAGCGCCTGCGGCAGTTCCCGCACCAGCTGTCCGGTGGGTTGCGCCAACGGGTGGTGATTGCCATGGCGCTGATGTGCGAGCCGGACCTGATCATCGCCGATGAACCGACCACCGCACTGGACGTAACCGTGCAGGCGCAGATTCTGCGACTGCTGCGCGACATCCAGAAAGAGACCGGCACGGCTGTGATTTTCATCACCCACGACCTCGGGCTGGTAGCGCGCATCGCCGACCGGGTGGCGGTGATGTACGCCGGCGAGGTGGTCGAATCTGCCAGCGCCGCGCAATTGTTCGGCAATCCGCAGCATCCCTATACCCGCGGGCTGCTGCAAAGCATTCCAATCCCGGGCCGGACCCGACCGGGTCAGCCGTTGGGCTCGATTCCGGGGCTGGTGCCCAGCCTGGTGGGCGAGCAACAAGGTTGTGCATTTCGCAACCGCTGCAGCCTGGCCGAACAAGCCTGCCTGGAGGCCGCGCCGAAACACGCCAGCGGAGGGCACAGTGTGCGCTGCCATTTCGCCGCGCCACCGCACGCTCACCCCGATGAACAACGGCTGCAACGCAATGGAGGTGTGCAATGA
- a CDS encoding oligopeptide/dipeptide ABC transporter ATP-binding protein translates to MSRDIALELCDIRREFTIGRGLFKAPATLKAVDGVSLRLMRGETLGLVGESGCGKSTLAKMLLGLLPPTSGDVLVGGKHLTAADRRQMARHIQPIFQDPYSSLNPRKTLRQIVTLPLIVHDIDSPDVRRKKVETMFDVVGLPKRVIDSYPAQLSGGQRQRVAIARALIMRPDVLICDEPTSALDVSVQAQILNLLLELKKEFGLTYLLISHNLAVIEHLADRVAVMYLGRIVEEREREAVFSRPAHPYTRALLDSVLTPDPSLGIPDIGLRGNFPNPINPPTGCSFHPRCPKALPMCSTVPVDKSAVDGGSVACHLNAQPSHPLELIAS, encoded by the coding sequence ATGAGCCGCGATATCGCCTTGGAGCTGTGTGACATTCGCCGCGAGTTCACCATTGGCCGCGGGCTGTTCAAAGCGCCCGCCACCCTCAAAGCGGTGGACGGCGTGTCCTTGCGCTTGATGCGCGGCGAAACCCTGGGCTTGGTGGGCGAGTCTGGTTGCGGTAAGAGCACCCTGGCGAAAATGCTGCTTGGCCTGTTGCCGCCGACCAGCGGCGACGTGCTGGTCGGTGGCAAACACCTGACCGCCGCTGATCGACGGCAGATGGCTCGGCACATCCAACCGATCTTCCAGGACCCTTACTCTTCGTTGAACCCGCGCAAGACGCTGCGCCAGATCGTCACCCTGCCGTTGATCGTGCACGACATCGACAGCCCCGACGTACGCCGCAAAAAAGTCGAAACCATGTTCGACGTCGTCGGCCTGCCCAAGCGAGTGATCGACAGCTACCCCGCGCAATTGTCCGGCGGCCAACGCCAGCGCGTCGCCATCGCTCGCGCCTTGATCATGCGCCCGGATGTACTGATCTGCGACGAGCCCACCTCGGCGCTGGACGTCTCGGTCCAGGCGCAGATCCTCAACCTGCTGCTCGAGCTGAAAAAGGAATTCGGCCTGACCTACCTGCTGATCAGCCATAACCTGGCGGTCATCGAACACTTGGCCGACCGGGTGGCGGTCATGTATCTGGGGCGCATCGTCGAAGAGCGCGAGCGCGAAGCGGTATTCAGCCGTCCCGCCCACCCCTATACCCGCGCGTTGCTCGACTCGGTACTGACCCCGGATCCTTCCCTGGGCATTCCCGATATCGGCCTGCGCGGCAACTTCCCCAACCCGATCAATCCACCCACCGGCTGCTCCTTCCACCCGCGCTGCCCGAAAGCCTTGCCGATGTGCAGCACCGTGCCTGTGGATAAAAGCGCCGTCGACGGCGGTTCGGTCGCCTGCCATCTGAACGCCCAGCCCTCCCATCCTTTGGAGTTGATAGCCTCATGA
- a CDS encoding ABC transporter permease, with product MLGFLLRRLGIALCVAITVSIISFSLLHLSGDLATAIGGPEASSEQIEQIRVQYGLNKPLAAQYFSWLGDLAHLDLGNSFFFQESVYNLIAARLPITLGLGAMALAVALLVAIPLGVLAAVKRDTWIDRLALSIAVLGQAMPSFWFALMLIVLFAVTLHWLPVSGNSTWQHFVMPAIALGYYATPAIMRLTRAGMLDVLAADYIRTARAKGLRPGRVLFKHALRNALIPVVALAAVEFGFMLGGSVVIETVFSLQGVGQLAWDAIARDDFPVVQAVVLLIALIYIVLTLLADLLNAVLDPRIRVR from the coding sequence ATGTTGGGATTTCTCTTGCGGCGTCTGGGCATTGCCCTGTGCGTTGCCATAACCGTCTCGATCATCAGCTTTTCGTTGCTGCATCTGTCTGGCGACCTGGCCACGGCCATCGGCGGGCCTGAGGCCAGCAGCGAACAGATCGAGCAGATTCGAGTGCAATACGGCTTGAACAAGCCGCTGGCCGCCCAGTACTTCAGCTGGCTTGGCGACCTGGCGCATCTGGACCTGGGCAACTCGTTCTTCTTTCAGGAGTCGGTGTACAACCTGATCGCCGCGCGGCTGCCGATCACCCTTGGGCTTGGCGCCATGGCGCTGGCGGTCGCCTTGCTGGTGGCCATCCCTTTAGGTGTGCTGGCGGCCGTCAAGCGTGATACCTGGATCGATCGCCTGGCGTTGAGCATCGCGGTGCTGGGGCAAGCCATGCCGAGCTTCTGGTTCGCGCTGATGCTGATCGTGCTGTTCGCCGTCACCCTGCATTGGCTGCCGGTGTCCGGCAATTCTACTTGGCAGCACTTCGTCATGCCCGCCATCGCTCTGGGCTATTACGCCACGCCGGCGATCATGCGCCTGACCCGCGCCGGCATGCTTGATGTGCTAGCCGCAGACTACATCCGCACCGCTCGGGCCAAGGGCTTGCGGCCTGGACGGGTGTTGTTCAAGCACGCCCTGCGCAATGCGCTGATCCCGGTGGTCGCGCTGGCGGCAGTAGAGTTCGGCTTCATGCTCGGCGGCTCGGTAGTGATCGAAACGGTGTTCTCGCTGCAAGGCGTCGGCCAGTTGGCCTGGGATGCCATTGCCCGCGACGACTTCCCGGTGGTGCAAGCCGTAGTGCTGTTGATTGCGCTGATCTACATCGTCCTCACGCTGCTGGCCGATCTGCTGAACGCAGTCCTCGACCCGCGCATTCGCGTGCGCTAG
- a CDS encoding ABC transporter permease, with translation MTTVTTLALNEPTLPVTGLRRTLRKCLRHKGFTLGAVLLLVIVLAALFAPLLAPHDPYAQDVVQRMKPPVWMAKGTWDNILGTDKLGRDYLSRLLFGARISLFIGFAAAIISGVIGTVMGLVAGYFGGKTDAVISYLITTRLAMPVVMVALASASLLGGSLKVVIILLGCLLWDRFAVVVRAAVQQIRDAEYVASAQALGCSTLRILASEILPNVLGALIVVATLEMAHAILLESALSFLGVGVQPPIPSWGLMIAEGKPYMFFSPWVIAIPGVALMVLVLAINLLGDGIRDLILPDGRN, from the coding sequence ATGACCACTGTGACTACCCTGGCTCTCAACGAGCCGACCCTGCCCGTCACCGGCCTGCGCCGCACCTTGCGTAAATGCCTGCGCCACAAAGGCTTCACCCTGGGTGCGGTATTGCTGTTGGTGATCGTGCTGGCCGCGTTGTTTGCGCCGTTGCTGGCCCCCCACGATCCCTACGCCCAGGATGTGGTGCAGCGGATGAAACCGCCGGTCTGGATGGCCAAAGGCACCTGGGACAACATCCTCGGAACCGACAAACTTGGCCGCGATTACCTGTCCCGGCTGCTGTTCGGTGCGCGGATTTCGCTATTCATCGGCTTTGCCGCCGCCATCATCTCCGGCGTCATCGGCACGGTGATGGGCCTGGTGGCTGGCTACTTTGGCGGCAAGACCGACGCCGTCATCAGCTACCTGATCACCACCCGCCTGGCGATGCCGGTAGTCATGGTCGCGCTGGCCTCGGCATCGCTGCTTGGGGGCTCGCTCAAGGTGGTGATCATCCTGCTCGGTTGCCTGCTGTGGGATCGCTTCGCCGTGGTCGTGCGGGCAGCGGTACAGCAAATTCGCGATGCGGAATACGTGGCCTCGGCGCAGGCGTTGGGTTGCTCGACCTTGCGCATTCTCGCCAGCGAAATCCTGCCCAATGTGCTCGGCGCATTGATCGTGGTGGCCACGCTGGAGATGGCCCACGCGATTCTGCTGGAATCGGCGTTGTCCTTCCTGGGTGTGGGCGTGCAACCGCCTATCCCCTCCTGGGGGCTGATGATCGCTGAAGGCAAACCGTACATGTTCTTCTCCCCTTGGGTAATCGCCATTCCCGGTGTCGCATTGATGGTGCTGGTACTGGCGATCAACCTGCTCGGTGACGGCATCCGTGACCTCATCCTGCCTGACGGCCGTAACTAG